DNA from Thermodesulfovibrionales bacterium:
CTCTTTTAATATGCTCGGAGATATCTGGAGGGACAGGTACGGCCTCAAGATACAGGGGTAGACTAGTAGCCCCGGGTCTTTTCTTCCTCTTCCTGCTCGGTCTTGCAGGAAATGCACATCGTTGTTACGGGTCTCGCCTCGAGTCGCTTCATATCGATTACCTCGCCGCAGACGTCGCAGATGCCGAAGGAACCACTCTCGATCTTCTCTATCGCCTCTTCGATCTTCTTGAGCAGCCTTTGTTCTCTTCCCCTGAGACGCAACATAAAATTCCTGTCTATCTCCGCACTCGCCTGGTCGCCGAGGTCGGGAAAGATCGTCTGACCGGGCAGGACATTGAGTGCCTCTTCCGCTTCCGAGAGGAGCGCGACCTTCTGCTCGATCAGTTTTTTCCTTATCTCCTGGAGCATTCTTTCTCTCGGTGACAGCCTCTGTTTTTTTTCTGTCGCCGCCTTTCCCTGCGAACGAGTTAACGTTTTACCGTTGTTGATTACTTTGACCTTCTTGACAGGGGCAGTCCTCTTCGCGGAATCCGCTTTCTTCACGGATTTCACCGTCCTTCCGACCTTCACCGCAGCTGTAGTTTTCTGCTTTCCCCCAAGCTTCTTCTTTGAAGTCGTTGTCCGCCTCGAAGGACCCGCTGACGATGCCGCTTTCTTAGGGCTCTTGGCAGGCCTCTTCGACACGTT
Protein-coding regions in this window:
- a CDS encoding TraR/DksA C4-type zinc finger protein, which produces MSTKKPRKGQKKNVSKRPAKSPKKAASSAGPSRRTTTSKKKLGGKQKTTAAVKVGRTVKSVKKADSAKRTAPVKKVKVINNGKTLTRSQGKAATEKKQRLSPRERMLQEIRKKLIEQKVALLSEAEEALNVLPGQTIFPDLGDQASAEIDRNFMLRLRGREQRLLKKIEEAIEKIESGSFGICDVCGEVIDMKRLEARPVTTMCISCKTEQEEEEKTRGY